taataataaacaatttttctcatCCCCTAATTTATTGTACATCGTTAATCTTTTTCGATCGTTTCATTTTTTTCCTATTGTTAAAAAtgctagttttatttttaaaaattgttagatACACTAGATTATTTcattcttaaatatttcttttagtatctagaatttataacatttttatcataaaaatataatcagaGTAAAGCCTCACTGTTCCATTTAATCTAGTCATCTATTCAAAAATCAgatttttgcattaataatatttaaaaattttctttgataaaatcaataaggtgtaatataaatatgttcaaTATAAGTGTAGAATATACCAATAATTAACAACATGATTTAAACtctcatttttttcacaaatttacttgtatcatataaaaatcaagtcttcaaaatataaagacatatatatatatatatatatatatacaatataatcgTATAATATTTAACACACAGCACAcatgtcaatataataaataaacagtagAGAGTATTTACAGACTTGCGAGGAAGTAGCGCCTCAAGCATCTAAATGTATCGAAACAATGTGTCGACCAGGCACCATCACCAAGCCTAAAACTCTCGCTTCTGTGTGCTCGGTAGATAGATATTCGGTGCACGAGCCCAGAATAACGTTGGCGTCACGATCTGTGCACAAAAATGCCCCTCTCAACACCCTCCCATCAGTCATCTCAATACGCAGATGTCGGTTCAGCCAGCTCCTTAACTTCTGCTTGGCTGGTGACTCCTCAGAGATAACTGTCTGCTGCAATTATACAAGAGTAAGATataattctcaaaaatatagtaaatatatactAGGATTTCATTCCTTAGAAACTtcagtaattatataataattaaatttgcataGCTTATTGAATTACTCAATgagttattataaatttatgtattgtttacattatgtGTACACAAATCTTTGTTGtgtagacaatacaagcaatataaattatcataaattggATAACATAGtacagaagaaaataattaagcTATAagatcattaatatatatatacatatgtggcCTAgtactgataaaataaaaatatgtaatattaaaaataaaacaattttcacTATTTTCTCTATTaagtgatttaataatttttataatgcaaaaataataaaaattaatgacctATGGCGAATAATAAGGGTCTGGAAAATAAAGATGTGTATTAGGTATGTAAAACAAGGaaatatgaaaagaataatatgTGATGATACAGTTTGTTCTTTTCAACTGCATTTCTTGCAAAGTtgtattctttttctcttcaataggaagaggaaaagaagaaaagtaaacTGTACAAAAGAACTGTAGAAAGAACAGAAAGGCAATTGTATATCACACAACTTAGTAAAACAACAGTTTTACAAGTTTTACAACtaacaaaagagaaaatatttataattttattgatcaaCCCCTAGCAAATGTGCTcacttttttgcaattttcactACATTCAGATTTCCTCCTGAAGGTCCCTGAggtatcattttattcttgtgtaacatttaatacataataaggataaaatgacaCCTGGAGAATACTCGGGGAATCTGAATGCACCTCAAGTTGTGTGGTATATAATCGATTTCTCAATCTATTATCAATACAGTTAAACAATCTACGAGCATATTtccaatcaatttttattgtgcACATAAGTTATGTGATACATAACCTGTGTAACTAAAATTgattaattggaaatattttaaattgttcttATAAGGAAAATGGAGTTTTAAAGAGTAACGAAACCGGTtgcaaaaagttaataagatAAGTACAGGGAAAACACTTataaagcttataaaattacCTCTTCACTTCCGTGCTCGTTATTCACGACGTTGCTCAAATTGTGCACCGTTTCCTTCATACTCGCACTCATCGCACTCTCGTTTACGAGGATGACAGGGTGAACTTTAGACGAACATCACACTTTGACTGACTTCGACACTGCAGTTGACTGCAATTGACTGCAATTCTGACTGCGTCGTGATCACATACAATTTGTTGTGAGCTTCTCGCTAATGATCTCAATTATATTCTTTTGGTCTGTTCTTTTCAGCTTAACTTCTTAAAGTTCAATTGAAAAGAACAGATTTTTGCATCTAGAATCTTCGCTCCCATAAGCATGAGAGCgctggaccaatgagcatccagcataaagttgccatcttaatttacataagattctcatTGGTTCAGAGGACTTACACTATTAATACATTTTCATGCGCAATGGACTTTACGGATTTCTTTCGGGGATATCCACATGATTCAGTACGGCTTAAGAATTACGTTATCTTGTTATCATTCGCGTCAGCTTCAATAACGAATTGTATGTAGTGGGATAACGGATCTTCTTTGTCTCCACACCCAAGTTGTATCAAGCgtaattttcaagtattttgcGTCAAACGAGTACGGAATTTTATTTTCAGCAGGTAAGCACATTAGAAAACTTGTTCGAAGAACAGCCGAAATCAAGCAAACGTGTTCAAACGTGTTTTGTCCGGAAACATTTTTGAGGATTGCTAATTAATTCTGACAACTGACCATCATGGTAGTTCAAGTTCGATTTTACATTCCAATtaagttttaatgtttttatattccAAGCTTTTGTATTGGccaacattttattattctaaattttcgTACTGTCTTCATATTCTTACTAAAAAACGGAAACCAAATCAACCAAACGGAATTCTTAGAAAATGATTGTAAGAATTTTATACTATGTGGCTCATGTGAATCTCATTccaatatatatacacatatacacacatacatgcatacatacatacatatatatatatacacatatatatataattttacagtaaCGTGTATGCATGTGTAAAACGAGttttttaaattgatcaattaaTATCGCATCATACacaaatacaattttgctttttttgctAAGTTGCATTTGCGCATTATATGCAAGCGATCAATcggtaaattaaaaaactcgcttGTAATCATAAATTACTCAGGGTTaggtaaattaaaacattttttaaattgaaattacacGAATAAAAGCTCTAGATTgcaaagttaaaagttacattaaaattaaattaactcttCGTAAGCACAATAAGACTTCTTTGTCTCAAgcgaaattatatattgttatatacgTTCTTAAATTTCTCCGAAGgatggggggggggaggaaagaTTCTAATTTCCCCTCCTAAAAAATCTTGTTAATGGTGGGATCTTGCTTTCCAATAGGGATGGGCAGTTATCAAAAATAAACCGGTTATCAGTTAACCggttaaattttgaataacttTAACCTTATAAAATTAACCTTACTACAATAACCGGTTATCAAATAACCggttaataacataataaattataaaagttatttatacacaataaattttcgtttaattaaaatttttattgtaatttccaATATGCGAATGAAAATCTTATTACAATCTCCAATAACTATTATCTATCGAGCCTAGAAAAACTAATTGATTAGTATGCTCGGGAGTCAACCGACTTCTATGATCGGAGCAAACATTATTTAAAGTTGAAACTAATCTCTCGGATGGAACAGATGCtcctaaaattattaaaaatttcatggcAACTGGAAATGTTGCTGGGAAGGCACTCTTTCTTTCTACCCAATATTGTATTGGATCAtgatttctatataaaatgGGTTGATCAAGATAAAGTTTTAATTCTGTAAGTAGGCCTTGATTTTCAAGACTTTGTGGATCTGTTGTATATTTTGCTGCAACTTCTTCATGAATATTCCAAATACTATCTTcttgatcttttttttctagAGAAGTCTCCATTCTAGGCGGAGTTAATGCCCCTTGACAACGTATTTGCTCTTTTATATATCTAATAGCATTTGCAGCATTTAATGGTGATGCAAAATGAATTCTCTTGAATCTAGGATCTAGAATTGTTGCtactgataataataaatttttttcatatgaaTCCAATCTTTTTTCTGTTTGCTCGTAAagttcttcttttaatttctgtGTTATTTCATTAGTAACATTGATTCGTTGTAACGAAGTTTTTACACAATGTACGAGAGGAATCACTAAGCTTCCGGATATGTATTTCTCCCCAGAAATATCTTTCGTTGCTGCTTCAAAtggacgtaataataataaacattcttCAATTATTGCCAACTCAAGTGGTGTAACCATAGGCGGAGCATTTTTATGAGTTGAACAGGACAAAATTTTGCCCACGTACTTTGACAATAATTGGAATCTTTCTAGGCAGTAAAACGTTGAGTTCCATCTTGTGGCtacttcttgtattaaatacaaataagtgCCATCACCTTTACCATCTTTTTTTTGCTCGTTTCGCATGTTATCTTGGGCAACATTACTATGCTTGAAATAAGCAACAATCTGTTTTACTTTGTCAATGATGTTAACAATATCATCAATAGCGCCAAGTGCTTTGCATAccactaaattaatattatgtgcTAGACATGGCACATGGATGTTAGTTTCTGGATTTTCTTTtgctaataacatttttattccaGCGACAATGTTTGCACCATTATCTGTAGTCACAGaaactatactttttttttaaatattccaatGTTCGAGCATTTCATTTAAATCTGCACAAATATTAATTGCAGTATGATGAGGAGTGAGATTTTTTACTCCTAGACACATTGCAttcatgcattttttttcttcatctgaaatgtatgaaatattcactaatatctacaaatatttacaaatataacaaaaattatattttttaatccttACCGATATAATGAGCTGTTAGTACAATAAAACTTCTAGTTGCGTTCATAACTGTCGCGATATCAGttgtaatagaaattttattaacttcgCTCATTTTATTTCTAACAATGGCCTGTAAGGAAATGTATTTGTTTTCTATGAGGGAtgtaatctgtaaaaaaaaaaaaacacaattaaatttgttgtaagcatatacacatacattgacttaaacaagaataatattaatgcaatatttaaccgttttcctGCTTGGTGCTTTATATAATGGTATCGCtgtatttaagaattttttcatgcCCTCTTTTTCTGTACAGCTTAAGGGAAGGTTATCTTTGCAAATCATATACAATAAACTCTGCGTAATTTCACATTCTCTTGTTCCTCcagctaaaataaatatatacaatatcagCAACAgatacaaaaagttaaatataagcttagatttaaaacaaataaaaacacattcagaaataaaaatgaaaaataaacagataaaataAGTTCCTTACGCTCATAActtctttgatttttaaaactttttttgattgATGGTTGTGTTAAATTGGAACTGGAGGAACTTTTAGAATCCGAAGAATCATAGtgagagattttatttttcagtgAAGCTGGCGTTGAAATATAGTTCACATCAGAATTGTGgacattattttcaacagtttCAAATCTGTCTACTAAAAGTCCTGAAATCTCCGAATGAAAGCTTTGACCTTCctctatctataaaaataaatacagtaatgtattgtataattacaaCAGTACACTACAAACATAGTATgcatattagaaaaatttaaatataatgtaatttaataaataacttgatatatatacttactattttaaatgagtcattatcaacaaaatttgcttcattttctatttcttctgTTTCCACTATTTTTGATTTCTTGGCTGAAATTATTATAGCTGTtggcttatttttatttttacttataggAGTTATACATGAAGGATGTTTATGAAGAAGGTGATTTTTTAGGTTTGTAGTACCTCCTCTTTGTAGTACCAGTTTTATAAACTTTTCCACACAAATTACAAATACAGGTATTACTACCGTTTTTGGTGAAAAATTCCCAAATTTCACTTTTCTTTTTGGTTGCAACGGACATATTCTGTATGATATAACACGACGAAATACTATTGAATAAATGTACGGAatactactaaaataaattatagtaattgctACAAATAGTGATTACGACAATGACTAGtgtgaaataaattgttataataattggaaaatttatttcacagtAGTCATTGTCGTAATCACTATTTGTagcaattactataatttattttagtagtatTCCGtacatttattcaataatatttatattaaaaaatatacgtagtTGCGTATCCATAAAACATAGCACATCCATGAAACAAACACGACACATGGACATATGACACACAATTATTTTTGCCATCAACTAATTAAAGCTGCGTTCAGAAATCCTACTCATGGATTTCTGAACACAGCTCGCTGAACGCATAAGTTAGGAGAGTTTAGTTGACCAATCAAGACAGAAAGGCAAAAATCTCTTTGATTTGATTGGTCAGTTAAACGCTACTCTACCTCACAGGTAGGATTCCGAACGCAGCCtattcgaataaaacattaatttgtgaaataacCGATGCATCCGGTTATCAGATGTTGTAACCGGTTATTCGGTTAACTGAGtgtaaaaaataaaccggtttaTAAGCGGTTAAGCGTAAGAAAAACACCGGTTATTGGAATAACCGGTTAAATTTGCCCATCCCATCCCTACTTTCCAACTGTCTCCAAGCGATATACCATCGCTCGGCATTTTGTTTAAGTTCAGCATATAAAGTTAAAGTTTGCGATTGTTCCAAAAAAGACTCAGTGTGCTATAACGGCGTCAATATTTTCGGAAGTAagtaaatcaagaaaattctcaatatgagagagagagagagagagagagagagagagagagagagcgagcgagcgagcgagcaagcgagcaaGCAAGCAAGTTACTCAAAGCAGATATGGTAGATTCCAAAAACAAAAAAGGTGCGCGATTTGTCTTTTCGAAGCAACGATGAAAAAAGCTTTTGTGTGAAGTCAATGTTCGATGAGTATCGCGCgcatttattattgtaaagtatattataaataatatcgcaTTTATTACggtaatgtatattataaataatatataaattgttatagtGTTATAGAGCGCATAAATGCGTTCTATAAcactttataacaatttatatattatttataatatacattttgtaaacgtattattataacaaatattaaattaaaaaaaaaattgattcttatatttatttcatctataaattataaaattttgtttcaccTTTGGGTGTTAAAAGAATTATACTTTTTGGAACTGtcgcaaatatatattttttttaagtcatgGTTTAAAGTACAAAAGTCTGCAccaatttaactttttttatatttatttattgttaagattctcatttttaaacaaatttacagttttctttattttgacacaaatttcatttttattaagtaatggCTTTAACGGCTAAATAATGTgttttacaactatttagtGATGTAGAACAAACactgaaaagtaactttaaatttttttagatttttttgaaagcctatacataaagtaaaaaaattgggCTGAACAAGAAAGGCTCAGTGTGCttatgaagtaaaaatatgtgtaaacttataagttacatgaacaaaagaCGAACTgattaaaaattgctttaagaataaattaatgaaactaattttaaattaattatttaaaaattaattttgaaaagcattgtttatattaaattagagctttgtaaatttttaaattaagttagattattctaaacaattatataatatagatcattaaaactattcaaaccattaaatttacaaataatatatggtTGAATATTATTCAACCATAATATTCAaccatatattatttgtaaatttaatttatacgaaataataaaaaaaatattttttgggaacatattttttttaataagtttaaatatagcatataaataacttttctttaaacattaatatacattatatatctaaaaatttattgtttcaattttcaattatattatttttgtaattatttttatcattctgAATTCTGAACCATATTCTAATctgtatagaaaaaataaaattgcatacagcaaataatatttataaaagatttacaaaatatttttcataattacttgaatattttataaatatttacaaaaatattttatatatatttatattcttagaatgaacagatcataaatatttatgaatatctCTTAAATACTGTGTGCTGACTACAATAT
The window above is part of the Solenopsis invicta isolate M01_SB chromosome 8, UNIL_Sinv_3.0, whole genome shotgun sequence genome. Proteins encoded here:
- the LOC105205083 gene encoding uncharacterized protein LOC105205083 isoform X4, coding for MFYGYATTICPLQPKRKVKFGNFSPKTVVIPVFVICVEKFIKLVLQRGAKKSKIVETEEIENEANFVDNDSFKIIEEGQSFHSEISGLLVDRFETVENNVHNSDVNYISTPASLKNKISHYDSSDSKSSSSSNLTQPSIKKSFKNQRSYEPGGTRECEITQSLLYMICKDNLPLSCTEKEGMKKFLNTAIPLYKAPSRKTITSLIENKYISLQAIVRNKMSEVNKISITTDIATVMNATRSFIVLTAHYIDEEKKCMNAMCLGVKNLTPHHTAINICADLNEMLEHWNI
- the LOC105205083 gene encoding uncharacterized protein LOC105205083 isoform X3 yields the protein MFYGYATTSIPYIYSIVFRRVISYRICPLQPKRKVKFGNFSPKTVVIPVFVICVEKFIKLVLQRGAKKSKIVETEEIENEANFVDNDSFKIIEEGQSFHSEISGLLVDRFETVENNVHNSDVNYISTPASLKNKISHYDSSDSKSSSSSNLTQPSIKKSFKNQRSYEPGGTRECEITQSLLYMICKDNLPLSCTEKEGMKKFLNTAIPLYKAPSRKTITSLIENKYISLQAIVRNKMSEVNKISITTDIATVMNATRSFIVLTAHYIDEEKKCMNAMCLGVKNLTPHHTAINICADLNEMLEHWNI
- the LOC105205083 gene encoding uncharacterized protein LOC105205083 isoform X2, which codes for MDVLCFMDTQLLFRRVISYRICPLQPKRKVKFGNFSPKTVVIPVFVICVEKFIKLVLQRGAKKSKIVETEEIENEANFVDNDSFKIIEEGQSFHSEISGLLVDRFETVENNVHNSDVNYISTPASLKNKISHYDSSDSKSSSSSNLTQPSIKKSFKNQRSYEPGGTRECEITQSLLYMICKDNLPLSCTEKEGMKKFLNTAIPLYKAPSRKTITSLIENKYISLQAIVRNKMSEVNKISITTDIATVMNATRSFIVLTAHYIDEEKKCMNAMCLGVKNLTPHHTAINICADLNEMLEHWNI
- the LOC105208002 gene encoding N-alpha-acetyltransferase 38, NatC auxiliary subunit, producing MSASMKETVHNLSNVVNNEHGSEEQTVISEESPAKQKLRSWLNRHLRIEMTDGRVLRGAFLCTDRDANVILGSCTEYLSTEHTEARVLGLVMVPGRHIVSIHLDA
- the LOC105205083 gene encoding E3 SUMO-protein ligase ZBED1 isoform X1; this encodes MLLAKENPETNIHVPCLAHNINLVVCKALGAIDDIVNIIDKVKQIVAYFKHSNVAQDNMRNEQKKDGKGDGTYLYLIQEVATRWNSTFYCLERFQLLSKYVGKILSCSTHKNAPPMVTPLELAIIEECLLLLRPFEAATKDISGEKYISGSLVIPLVHCVKTSLQRINVTNEITQKLKEELYEQTEKRLDSYEKNLLLSVATILDPRFKRIHFASPLNAANAIRYIKEQIRCQGALTPPRMETSLEKKDQEDSIWNIHEEVAAKYTTDPQSLENQGLLTELKLYLDQPILYRNHDPIQYWVERKSAFPATFPVAMKFLIILGASVPSERLVSTLNNVCSDHRSRLTPEHTNQLVFLGSIDNSYWRL